The Candidatus Zixiibacteriota bacterium genome includes a window with the following:
- a CDS encoding TonB-dependent receptor — MSRYPRRLEVWPLWILIILVWCVSPVQGKPSSQGGVITGQVSDSLDNEPLSGASVALVDHYSGTIADDNGRFILRKLTPGIYRLQISQVGYETAIVDSLVLLSGDTLRITCRLNRKPIKLSNITVAPGTYGIMEQTPTTSTGMTRDHIETIPHFGEDLYRAIKRLPGISSGEYSTRFKVRGGNYDEVLVTLDGLRLYEPFHLKDVDGGALSIIDIGAVDDVEIMTGGFGANYGDAMSGVLTIDSRRPRHDDPRYTAGLSLFNARLLADGFYADGRGEWLVAARRGYFDLALQLAGEDDDISPVYYDLFAKTRYQISGNHILSVHALHAGDRLEYFYTDNDADSLFADWNNSYLWATLHSQLGKRISVFNLVGAGYFDHERHGQGYNESYGYALYRIRDAEDCHMAAARSDWQWDLSDKILLSWGGEYHYLGADFDYLEERLYNRGAFIDTTHVFLERSGRRYAAYLTGRRRFKEALTLELGGRYDHATHTGGEHLSPRANVSYELSSNTSLRLGWGYFYQSQEVSDLEVPDGDTLYSPDERAEHFVAGCQWEPRPGYMLRFEAYYKRYHNPRSEFRNLYENLHMFPEAEWDRVYVTRSAARARGVELFFSRDNGGKLAWWLSYAYARAEDDIEQVNYNGSIQDYGQTVPSLQDQEHTLHLDLAYRPTGRWQINLAFAYHTGWPYSSRSLIVQTDQYGRPYAYRTQPQYWDSRVDYYQRIDIRVNRHFNLSRGRLTAFAELINVFDRDNLRCYYTDMECANHECYLVMKPQYWFGRLPSFGITYSWDF, encoded by the coding sequence TTGTCTCGCTACCCTCGCAGGCTTGAAGTTTGGCCGTTGTGGATTCTGATCATCCTCGTCTGGTGTGTGTCCCCGGTTCAGGGAAAACCATCTTCACAAGGCGGTGTGATTACCGGACAGGTCAGTGATTCACTCGACAATGAGCCGTTGAGTGGGGCGTCGGTAGCCTTGGTCGATCACTATAGCGGTACGATAGCGGATGACAACGGCCGCTTTATCCTCCGTAAATTAACTCCGGGAATATATCGACTCCAAATAAGTCAGGTCGGTTACGAGACAGCAATAGTCGACAGCCTCGTTCTATTGAGTGGAGATACGCTCCGGATTACCTGTCGCCTGAACCGAAAACCGATTAAGCTGTCAAATATCACCGTTGCTCCCGGAACATACGGCATCATGGAGCAGACACCGACTACCAGCACCGGCATGACTCGGGATCATATCGAGACCATACCACACTTCGGTGAGGACCTTTATCGAGCGATTAAGCGACTTCCGGGAATTTCGAGTGGTGAGTATTCAACTCGTTTTAAGGTCCGAGGTGGCAATTACGATGAAGTGCTGGTCACCCTGGACGGACTTCGTCTTTACGAGCCTTTTCACCTGAAAGATGTCGACGGCGGGGCATTGAGTATTATCGACATCGGAGCGGTGGATGATGTCGAGATAATGACGGGCGGCTTCGGAGCGAACTATGGTGATGCAATGAGCGGCGTGTTGACCATTGATTCCCGACGTCCCCGCCATGATGACCCCAGGTATACGGCGGGATTGAGTTTATTTAATGCTCGGTTACTAGCCGATGGATTCTATGCCGACGGTCGGGGAGAATGGCTGGTCGCAGCGCGGCGCGGGTATTTCGATCTGGCTCTGCAGCTTGCGGGTGAGGATGATGATATCAGCCCGGTCTACTATGACCTATTCGCTAAAACTCGCTATCAAATCAGCGGAAATCATATCCTGAGTGTCCATGCCCTCCATGCCGGAGACAGGTTGGAGTATTTTTATACCGATAATGATGCCGACAGCTTGTTCGCGGACTGGAACAACAGTTATCTCTGGGCTACGTTACACTCACAGCTCGGGAAAAGAATCAGCGTTTTCAATCTGGTGGGAGCGGGATATTTCGACCATGAACGACACGGGCAGGGGTACAATGAAAGTTACGGCTATGCGTTGTATCGAATCAGGGATGCCGAAGACTGCCACATGGCGGCTGCCCGTTCCGACTGGCAATGGGACCTCTCCGATAAAATTCTCCTGAGCTGGGGAGGTGAGTATCATTATCTAGGCGCTGATTTCGATTACCTCGAAGAAAGGCTTTACAATCGTGGGGCTTTTATTGATACAACCCATGTCTTTCTTGAGCGTTCGGGACGTCGGTATGCTGCTTATTTAACCGGTCGCCGGCGCTTTAAGGAAGCACTGACCCTGGAACTAGGTGGAAGGTACGACCATGCTACTCACACCGGCGGAGAACACTTATCACCGAGAGCTAATGTCAGTTACGAGTTGTCCAGTAATACGAGCCTGAGACTTGGCTGGGGTTATTTTTACCAGAGTCAGGAAGTGAGTGATCTGGAAGTACCCGATGGCGACACCCTGTATTCTCCCGATGAACGAGCCGAACATTTTGTCGCCGGTTGTCAATGGGAACCACGGCCGGGATACATGCTGCGATTCGAGGCATACTATAAACGCTATCACAATCCACGCTCTGAATTCCGGAACCTGTACGAGAATCTTCACATGTTTCCGGAAGCAGAATGGGACAGAGTCTACGTGACCAGATCCGCGGCTCGGGCACGCGGTGTTGAGTTGTTTTTCAGCAGGGACAACGGCGGTAAACTGGCCTGGTGGCTCAGTTATGCCTACGCACGGGCTGAGGATGATATCGAACAGGTGAATTACAATGGATCAATCCAGGACTACGGTCAAACAGTGCCGTCGTTACAGGATCAGGAACACACTCTTCATCTTGACCTGGCTTACCGTCCGACCGGTCGCTGGCAAATCAATCTCGCCTTTGCCTATCATACCGGCTGGCCATACTCCAGTCGCAGCCTGATCGTACAGACCGATCAGTACGGACGGCCGTATGCTTATCGAACTCAACCCCAGTATTGGGACAGCCGCGTTGATTATTACCAGCGGATCGACATTCGCGTGAATCGTCATTTCAATCTCTCCCGAGGGCGACTGACCGCTTTTGCCGAGCTGATAAACGTTTTTGACCGGGACAACTTGCGCTGTTATTACACCGATATGGAGTGCGCCAACCACGAGTGTTATCTTGTTATGAAACCTCAATACTGGTTCGGTCGACTGCCCTCGTTCGGTATAACCTATAGCTGGGATTTTTAA
- a CDS encoding MFS transporter has translation MALGIKKVSVFTVTLSSMTVWVGFYAWRIMFNNFAVDTFEATATDVGIIQAAREIPGLLAFGVGALALYLTESRIVGLSIVTVGLGLLLCGLAPSLVMLGVATVLMSLGFHYFEPTNSSQLLILARSEELGRAQGKLASFESMAGLIGACLILLLTLFLDYRVTFYLIGGAVALVGLYLVLALPANRADSEKRKMHLKKKYWLYYTLSFLRGCRRHIFTTFAIFLLVKNHGLDITAISMLMLANNVITVFTNRWIGSLSDRLGERIVLVSCSFLLVFIFLGYAWVSFLPILISFYLVDNMLFGSSIAIKSYLRKISTPEDLTGCLSFGSTANHITAVIIPVVGGMAWNAFGHQVTFVAGATIVFIDMLFALRVPKNGTPETVKTQ, from the coding sequence ATGGCGCTAGGTATCAAGAAAGTCTCGGTTTTTACGGTCACTCTATCTTCTATGACCGTATGGGTGGGTTTTTATGCCTGGCGGATCATGTTCAACAACTTCGCCGTAGATACCTTTGAGGCCACCGCCACCGATGTCGGCATCATTCAGGCCGCTCGCGAAATTCCCGGTTTACTCGCCTTCGGTGTCGGAGCGCTGGCGTTATATCTGACTGAATCGCGTATTGTCGGTCTGTCGATCGTGACAGTCGGTCTGGGGCTGTTGTTGTGCGGGCTGGCTCCCTCGCTGGTCATGTTGGGAGTGGCGACAGTGCTGATGTCGTTAGGTTTTCATTATTTCGAGCCAACCAACTCATCGCAACTGCTCATACTCGCGCGTAGCGAAGAATTGGGGCGGGCGCAGGGGAAATTAGCTTCATTCGAGTCAATGGCCGGACTGATCGGGGCGTGCCTGATTCTGTTGTTGACGTTGTTTCTTGATTACCGCGTGACGTTCTATCTGATTGGCGGCGCTGTGGCATTGGTGGGTCTTTATCTTGTCCTGGCGCTGCCGGCCAACCGAGCCGACAGCGAAAAGCGCAAGATGCACCTGAAAAAGAAATACTGGCTTTATTATACCCTGTCGTTTCTGCGCGGCTGTCGACGGCATATCTTCACCACTTTCGCCATTTTCCTGTTGGTCAAAAACCACGGTCTGGATATAACGGCGATTTCGATGCTTATGCTCGCCAACAACGTGATTACCGTATTTACCAATCGCTGGATTGGAAGTTTGAGTGATCGACTCGGAGAACGAATCGTTTTGGTGAGTTGCTCTTTCCTGCTGGTGTTTATCTTTCTTGGTTATGCCTGGGTGTCTTTTTTGCCGATTCTGATTTCGTTCTATCTGGTCGACAACATGTTGTTCGGATCATCGATTGCGATCAAATCATATCTGCGTAAAATTTCCACCCCGGAGGATTTGACCGGTTGTCTTTCGTTCGGCTCGACCGCCAATCATATCACCGCCGTGATTATACCGGTGGTCGGCGGTATGGCCTGGAATGCTTTCGGCCACCAGGTCACTTTCGTGGCCGGAGCGACGATCGTGTTCATTGATATGCTATTTGCCCTGCGTGTTCCGAAGAACGGCACACCCGAAACGGTAAAAACTCAGTAG
- a CDS encoding GNAT family protein — MSNEDKLTAAPSLIGAKVYLRPATPTDLENMWLWRALSEPQSMSSHPLILRTAAEFMEGFKARNITDAEQRFAICRKKDKMPVGIVRFFGFNSLNRSAELGLIVDPDERKNGYGSEAIMILTDYLFDYRGLYKVHAQTAAFNKGTVALLESLGFHRDGILRSHYFFNKEFHDGYIYSLLLSDREW, encoded by the coding sequence ATGTCCAATGAAGACAAACTCACGGCGGCCCCTTCGCTGATCGGCGCCAAGGTCTATCTTCGTCCGGCCACCCCGACCGACCTCGAAAACATGTGGCTCTGGAGAGCGTTGAGTGAACCGCAATCAATGTCCAGCCATCCACTTATACTCAGAACCGCGGCTGAATTCATGGAAGGATTCAAGGCGCGCAACATTACCGATGCAGAGCAGAGATTCGCGATTTGCCGTAAGAAAGATAAAATGCCGGTCGGTATAGTGCGGTTTTTCGGATTCAACTCACTCAATCGCTCAGCCGAACTGGGATTGATTGTCGACCCGGATGAACGCAAAAACGGCTATGGCTCCGAAGCGATCATGATCCTGACCGATTATCTTTTCGACTATCGCGGTCTTTACAAGGTTCATGCGCAGACCGCGGCATTCAATAAAGGGACGGTGGCATTATTGGAATCACTCGGTTTCCACCGCGATGGGATTCTTCGCTCCCATTATTTCTTCAACAAGGAATTCCACGACGGTTATATCTATTCGCTGCTTCTATCCGACCGTGAGTGGTAG
- a CDS encoding CrcB family protein, translating into MTQKLIYLALAGAAGTVARFILAEMVVRLDGIPARWGTIVVNLTGCFLAGLAWTLFEQRWPGSAEMRLLVMVGFMGAFTTFSAIILETSELVRAAQWMYAAGHVIAQNGLGFAGLYVGVMIGRHI; encoded by the coding sequence ATGACCCAGAAACTGATCTACCTGGCCCTGGCCGGCGCTGCCGGTACCGTTGCCCGCTTCATTCTGGCTGAGATGGTGGTTCGCCTCGACGGGATTCCGGCTCGCTGGGGAACGATTGTTGTCAATCTCACCGGCTGTTTTCTGGCCGGTCTCGCCTGGACATTGTTCGAGCAACGCTGGCCCGGATCGGCAGAGATGCGGCTTTTGGTCATGGTCGGCTTCATGGGCGCTTTCACCACTTTTTCCGCTATCATTCTTGAGACTTCGGAACTGGTCCGTGCGGCTCAATGGATGTATGCCGCCGGACATGTGATTGCTCAGAACGGTCTCGGTTTCGCCGGGCTGTATGTTGGAGTGATGATCGGACGGCATATCTGA